A single window of Proteobacteria bacterium CG1_02_64_396 DNA harbors:
- a CDS encoding arsenate reductase (thioredoxin), translating into MKRRILFLCTGNSCRSQMAEGWMRRLGGETWEVFSAGIEAHGLNPRAVAAMNEVGIDIGGQSSDILDPELLPSLDLLVTVCGHADETCPVVPANCRKIHWPLPDPAKATGTEEEVAAQFRAVRDELKARVEALLREEG; encoded by the coding sequence ATGAAGCGCCGCATCCTGTTTTTGTGCACCGGAAATTCCTGCCGCTCCCAGATGGCCGAGGGGTGGATGCGCCGTCTGGGCGGCGAGACCTGGGAGGTTTTCTCGGCCGGGATCGAGGCCCACGGTCTGAATCCCCGCGCCGTGGCCGCCATGAACGAGGTCGGCATCGACATCGGCGGCCAAAGCTCCGACATCCTCGATCCCGAGCTGCTGCCGAGCCTCGACCTGCTGGTCACCGTCTGCGGCCATGCCGACGAAACCTGCCCGGTGGTCCCGGCCAACTGCCGCAAGATCCACTGGCCCCTGCCCGATCCGGCCAAGGCGACCGGGACCGAGGAAGAGGTCGCCGCCCAGTTCCGGGCGGTGCGCGACGAGCTGAAAGCCCGCGTCGAAGCGTTGTTGCGGGAGGAGGGTTGA
- a CDS encoding arsenical-resistance protein, producing the protein MAAKTKADMGFFERNLTWWVFACIAVGIGLGKLLPGVFQAVGGLEVANVNLPVAVLIWLMIVPMMVNVDFHGIVNVGRQPKGLIVTSVVNWLIKPFSMALLAWLFFGTLFAAWITPADAAEYTAGLIILAAAPCTAMVFVWSYLCDGDPNYTLVQVSFNDLVMIVAFAPIVGFLLGLSDIHVPYATLLLSVVLYIVIPLGVGTLLRRHWLRRGGQARLEAMKHTLGPVSIGALLLTLVLLFGFQGEKILAEPLVIGLIAIPILIQVYFNAALVYGWGWLWRVPHNVSAPGALIGASNFFELAVAVAIGLFGFDSGAALATVVGVLVEVPVMLTVVAFVNRSRERYLLRSMG; encoded by the coding sequence ATGGCCGCCAAGACCAAAGCCGATATGGGCTTCTTCGAGCGCAATCTGACCTGGTGGGTCTTCGCCTGCATCGCGGTGGGGATTGGGCTGGGCAAGCTGCTGCCGGGGGTGTTTCAGGCGGTGGGGGGGCTGGAGGTCGCCAACGTCAACCTCCCGGTGGCGGTGCTGATCTGGCTGATGATTGTCCCCATGATGGTCAACGTCGATTTCCACGGCATCGTCAATGTCGGCAGACAACCCAAGGGGCTGATCGTCACCTCGGTGGTGAACTGGCTGATCAAACCCTTCTCGATGGCGCTGCTCGCCTGGCTCTTCTTCGGCACCCTGTTCGCCGCCTGGATCACCCCCGCAGATGCGGCCGAGTACACCGCCGGACTCATCATCTTGGCCGCCGCCCCCTGCACCGCCATGGTCTTTGTCTGGTCGTACCTGTGCGACGGCGATCCCAACTACACCCTGGTGCAGGTCTCCTTCAACGATCTGGTGATGATCGTCGCCTTTGCCCCCATCGTCGGCTTTTTGCTGGGGCTATCGGACATCCACGTCCCCTATGCCACCCTGCTGCTTTCGGTGGTGCTCTACATCGTCATCCCGCTGGGGGTTGGCACCCTGCTGCGTCGGCACTGGTTGAGGCGGGGCGGGCAAGCGCGGCTGGAGGCGATGAAACACACGCTGGGGCCGGTCTCGATCGGCGCCCTGCTGCTGACCCTGGTGCTGCTGTTCGGTTTTCAAGGTGAAAAGATCCTGGCCGAGCCGCTGGTGATCGGGCTGATCGCCATCCCTATTTTGATTCAGGTCTATTTCAACGCCGCCCTGGTCTATGGCTGGGGCTGGTTGTGGCGGGTGCCCCACAACGTCTCGGCCCCCGGCGCGTTGATCGGCGCCTCGAACTTCTTCGAGCTGGCGGTGGCGGTCGCCATTGGACTGTTTGGCTTCGACTCGGGGGCGGCGCTGGCGACCGTGGTGGGGGTGTTGGTCGAGGTTCCGGTCATGCTCACCGTGGTTGCGTTTGTGAATCGCAGCCGAGAGCGCTACCTGCTCCGCAGCATGGGGTGA
- a CDS encoding dethiobiotin synthase produces the protein MMTPAFGPQPLLDLFTRHPHLFVTGTDTAIGKTTTTTAIIRTLRASGVNAVGLKPLVSGVEEDGTWGDTEAIFAANAGLLPRAVVSPVRLQAPKTPKLAARDEGIAIDLAAVSAQALETLAGFEAGLIEGVGGLLAPLDAAGRSNADWIARLDLPALVVTTPRLGTINHTALTVEVMRMRGLTLAGLVLNRWSGSPDDHEMLEELEHIAPVVWGIEEF, from the coding sequence ATGATGACCCCTGCGTTCGGCCCCCAACCCCTGCTCGACCTATTCACTCGCCACCCCCACCTCTTCGTGACCGGGACCGACACCGCCATCGGCAAGACCACCACCACGACCGCCATCATCCGCACCCTTCGGGCATCGGGGGTGAACGCTGTGGGGCTGAAACCATTGGTTTCGGGGGTGGAGGAAGACGGCACTTGGGGCGATACCGAGGCGATTTTTGCGGCCAATGCTGGACTGCTGCCCCGTGCAGTCGTCTCCCCCGTCCGGCTTCAAGCGCCCAAAACCCCCAAGCTGGCGGCCCGCGACGAGGGGATCGCCATCGACCTGGCGGCGGTTTCGGCCCAGGCGCTTGAAACCCTGGCGGGATTCGAGGCGGGGCTGATCGAGGGGGTCGGCGGCCTGCTGGCACCGCTCGACGCCGCGGGAAGGAGCAATGCGGACTGGATCGCCCGTCTCGACCTCCCCGCCCTGGTGGTCACCACCCCTCGGCTGGGGACGATCAACCACACGGCGCTCACCGTCGAGGTCATGCGGATGCGGGGGCTGACACTGGCGGGCTTGGTGCTCAACCGCTGGAGCGGCTCGCCGGACGACCACGAGATGCTGGAAGAGCTGGAACACATCGCCCCGGTGGTATGGGGGATTGAGGAATTTTGA
- a CDS encoding TIGR02453 family protein, whose product MNTFPGFPPATIEFLADLTLNNHREWFTAHKKQFEQVVQNPALDFIAAMGPVFERIAPHYEAIPKKVGGSLLRIYRDTRFSKDKTPYKTNVGIHMQHRDHRDIHAPGYYLHLAPDGCFLGVGIWHPEAEPLAQIRAAIAEQPQAWIAARDALTGSGWQMEGDSLKRPPKGFAADHPLIEDLKRKDFLGLYPLRFEEVTQPDFVAQVETRYAQGDSLMRFLCAALELRF is encoded by the coding sequence ATGAATACCTTCCCCGGCTTTCCCCCCGCCACCATCGAATTCCTGGCCGACCTGACCCTGAACAACCACCGGGAATGGTTCACCGCCCACAAGAAACAGTTCGAGCAGGTGGTGCAAAACCCGGCGCTCGACTTCATCGCCGCCATGGGGCCGGTTTTCGAGCGCATCGCCCCCCACTACGAGGCAATCCCCAAAAAGGTGGGGGGCTCGCTGCTGCGCATCTACCGCGACACCCGTTTCTCGAAGGACAAAACCCCCTACAAAACCAACGTCGGCATCCACATGCAGCACCGGGATCACCGTGACATCCACGCCCCCGGCTATTACCTGCATCTGGCCCCCGACGGTTGTTTTCTCGGGGTGGGGATCTGGCACCCCGAGGCTGAGCCGCTGGCCCAAATCCGCGCCGCCATTGCCGAACAACCGCAGGCCTGGATCGCCGCCCGCGACGCCCTGACCGGCTCGGGTTGGCAGATGGAGGGGGACAGCCTCAAACGCCCCCCCAAGGGGTTCGCGGCGGACCATCCGCTGATCGAGGATCTCAAACGCAAAGATTTCTTGGGGCTGTACCCCCTGCGTTTCGAGGAGGTCACTCAGCCCGATTTCGTCGCTCAGGTCGAAACCCGGTATGCCCAAGGCGACAGCCTAATGCGCTTTTTGTGCGCCGCCTTGGAGCTGCGGTTTTAA